In Pseudohongiella acticola, the sequence TGCAGGCATGCAACGACAGGAATGAGAAAGGAGACAGACATCACCATGAAATCACCAGGCAACCGCCAGACCGGCTCAGTACACACAGGCGCACTCGGGCAGAAATTTGACTTTGCCGCAACGCTTGGCAGCAACAGGCCGGCTGGCAGCCACGCCATGACGCTGGCCGGCAGTCAGCAGAAAATTGCGCGCAGCCTGTTGTTCCGCCAACTGGGCAAAATCAGCAAAGGCCGTATTGTCATCGACGAAGGCCATGAGGTGCATGAGTTCGGTGAGCAGGGCGACGATGTCGTCACTGCGCATCTGGTGGTAACCGACCCGGCCTTCTATCAGGCGGTGGTGTTCAACGGCAGCATTGGTGGCGGTGAGTCCTACATGAAACAGCAGTGGCACACCAACGACCTGGTGCCGCTGGTGCGCATCATGGTGCTTAACATGTCGGTACTCAAAGGCCTGGATCGAGGCAAGTCCCGCATCGCGCGTTTCATGAACGGGCTGCTGCATCGCCGCAATCGTAATTCACTGGAGGGCTCACGCAAAAACATTTCCGCACATTACGACCTGAGCAATGACTTTTTTGCCACCTTTCTTGATCCCAGCATGATGTATTCGTCGGCCATTTTTCGTGACGAATCACAAAGCCTGCACGAGGCCTCGTTAAACAAACTCAGCCATATCTGCGAACGCCTGCAGTTGAGCCCTGACGATCATCTGCTGGAAATTGGCACCGGCTGGGGCTCGATGGCGATTCACGCGGCCAAACACTACGGTTGTCGTGTCACCACCACCACGATTTCCCAGGAGCAGTACAATCACGCCAGTCAGCGGGTGAGAGAGGAAGGCCTGCAGGACCGTG encodes:
- a CDS encoding SAM-dependent methyltransferase, translating into MTLAGSQQKIARSLLFRQLGKISKGRIVIDEGHEVHEFGEQGDDVVTAHLVVTDPAFYQAVVFNGSIGGGESYMKQQWHTNDLVPLVRIMVLNMSVLKGLDRGKSRIARFMNGLLHRRNRNSLEGSRKNISAHYDLSNDFFATFLDPSMMYSSAIFRDESQSLHEASLNKLSHICERLQLSPDDHLLEIGTGWGSMAIHAAKHYGCRVTTTTISQEQYNHASQRVREEGLQDRVELLLKDYRDLDGQYDKLVSIEMIEAVGHEYFATYFAKCSSLLKASGLMLIQAITISDQRYEDAKRTVDFIQRYIFPGGCLPSNSAIAHHVARDTDLQIVGLEDITRDYAMTLERWRKAFLAHMPEIQAQGFGTDFIRMWDYYLAYCQGGFMERVIHTAQIVMAKPDYRLAPLHARIQSQQTGPVHAQDHR